CCGATAAAGGCTGATCCGCCTCTCCGACCTTCCCTCCCATCATGGTTCCATTCGCCACGAAATCCAAATTACAGGTAACCGTGATATTCCGATCAAAGGCACGGACTTTCGCTATACTTGCCCACTCGCTCTTCAATTCAAATTGTCGGGCAATATAGCCCATGAAAGCATTCATACTTTGCGGATGGAAAGGAGTCGTATATCTGGAATTTTCCAAAAACAAGGGAGTCATATCCACCACAATGGCATCCCGTTCTGGCGTGTAAGCCAACACATTGAGCATCATGTGAACCCCTCCTTTATTAGAATTCTCTAGCACCGATTCCATGTTATTCTCCCCCGAAAAATTTATCGGACGCCCAAGCAAATCCATTTGGGCTAAAAGAACCGAATCCTTTTGTACAAAACGAAACGGTATCTGGTAACCACCGAATTGCCCCACGGCACCATCACCGTGATCACTCGTCCTCTCGATGGAAGAAAGGAGCAACATATCCTTATTCTGCAAGGATAAAGGGAACTCTACATACACTTTCCCATCCACCTTATGAACTGTCATTATTCCTTTAGCAGTCTCAACCTTCTTTCCCTCGAAAAGTTTCTGATAAGGGGTCAACGATTCCGTTTTTTTCTCTTCTTTAGCGATTTCTTTCCCGCTTTTTTTCTTCTTCCTTGCCTCCGCCTGAGTCGATATTCCGAGCAAAAAGAAAGCGAGGAAACAGAGATATAATATATTTCTCATAATCTATTATTTAATAATATTCAAACCTACTTCAACGCTTTATCCAATTTATGTAATAACAACCGATAATGCTGGCGTGTATCCGTCGATCCGCTATTCAGTTGACTTTTCACCAAAGATTGTAATTGTTTCAACATATCGAAATACAAATAATCCACCGGGGTCGGAATCACCTGCGGATTAAGATTCACCCGGAAATCGAACCCCATCACTTCTGATGCATCAGCTCGCATTGCGAGCTCCATATTCGTGTATGCACCGAGCATCTCCATCGGAAGAACTCCATACGTTTGCCGGCTCTTCTGTTTCACCTCTTCCGGAATCTCAATCATATTCGACAAGGCGGTCAATCCCCCCATCCCTCCGGCTCTAGCAATATCGGCAGCCATAACAAAACTTCCCAGTAACGCATTCTGCATTCTTTTCTGGGCCACGGTCAACGTCCGTCCTTGACGTGTCGGGGCAAAAACATGATCTGCCATATCCTTTAAAAACTCCTGAGGGGTATATGGACGTTTACTATCATCCTTATCCGCACTCAAGGCAACAAAAGCGGTCTTATACATCAACGCCTTAAACACCATGGGTTCCAACACATCCGAGATATTGTTTCTCACCGCCATTTTCTGCTGTAAGTCAGTTACGTTCAACCAGTTCATATTCTCCAACTCGTTCAACACGAATTTCAATGACTGTCTCTGTCTTTCCCGGGGTACAACCGAATAACTCGGGAGTTGATCCCCATCATAACGTTCGCTCAGGTAAAGACCTCCGATATTCGCCAGCACGTTGTTCAGATAACGGATATACTGGTAAATCACTTCATTATACATGTTATCCTGAAAGGTGAAATCCGGATCGTCTTTCCCTACCCATGTATTCATATTCGCTAACACATATTTCAAATTCTTTATCCCGTACGTGGAAGATTTCACCGGATCATCCCCCAAATCCTCTTCTACCGAACTCGGGTCAAACCTCGAAAATATCTGTTGCTTTCCGTACCGATATATGGGGTCTCCGGACTTCTCCGTGATCCATTCCCTTAATATCGGCAACTCATCCCGGGATGTTTTTACATCTAGCAGAGGAGTGTACAACCATTTAATCGTAAAATAATCATACAGTCCCAAATCCGGTGGGGTCAATCTCACGCCTCTCTCCTTATCACCGGGTTGCGCCACGTAATTATTCCGAGCATAATCCATGATTGAATACGTTGTCCCTACCCTTTGCGTGAAGGAAGGTGAACGCAACGAATCGGTCGGAATCGCCGCAGATGCAGCCATATTGTGCATCAACGAAAGGCAATGCCCGATCTCGTGGCTCACCACGTAACGGATACATTCTCCCGTGGTCTTCTCGTCCAATACGGTTTTACGTACATCCGGATCGGCAGGTGACGTCTGCAAGAAACGCCAGTTCTGTACTAATTGTACCATATTGTGATACAGGTACACGGAAGCATTCAACACCTCTCCCGTGCGCGGATCTGTCCACGAAGGTCCCATTGCATTCTGTACGGGCGATGGAGAATAACGCACACACGAGTATTTCAAGTTATCGGGATCAAACTCCGGATCATCCTTCGGGAAGTCCCGGGCAACAATAGCATTCTTGAAACCGATTTCCTCGAAAGCCCTTTGCCACATCTCGATTCCTTCCTTAATATACTCCTTCCAAAATTCCGGGAAAGCGTTATCCACGTAAAAAACAATCTGCTTTTTGGGTTCCACCAACTTTCCCGCCCGGAATGCCGCCTCGTCAGAAGGCTCCAAACGCCAACGACGCGCACAATACAAAGGGGTCAACCCATGCTCTTTCTCAATATTATAGTACCCTTGATAAAATATCCCGATACGCGGATCGGCAATACGCGGTCTCATCTGTTCTTCCGGCAAAAGAATAAAACTATACGTCATCACCGTGGAAAAGGGCAACTTGTACATATAATACTGCTGTTTATCCCGCACGTCAACTTCATAAGTCAGCATCGTCTGCAAACTGGCGTTATCTTCAAAAGCCTTTACCTTAGCGAACTGAGATTTATCCTTTTTAAACATCTTTGTGATCGTCCTCTGTCCATTACCCGTGATCGGGGCATAAGGAGAGAATGGCGGAAACAACGGATTGTCAGCCAAAAAGAAGTTGGTCACATCCATCACGACAGCCGTGCTATCCGGATTATATGCCAGTATCTTATTACTGAATATCGCAGCCGGACGGGTACTCTCTTTCAAACGCTCCGTCACGTTTTCCAATTCTGTTTTGTAAAGCGTATTTACCCGACCCAAATGAAGGGTTGAATCGACCTTAAAAAATGTCACCGCAAAAGGATCGCTCGGTTTTTCTCCCACACTACCGAATAAGTTATTCGTTGTTTCGGAAATCGTGGAACCCAACAACAGTTCACGTTCCAGCAATACCAACGGGATCTCGAAATAGATTTTGTTATCCGTCTTGTGTATGGTAAATAATCCCTTCACCGTTTCACAAGCCTTTCCCTTGAATAATTTCTGGTAAGGAGTTTCTTTAACCGTCGGTTTTGTAACTTCCGATTGCGTTGCCACTTTCTTTTTCTTTTTTCTCGCGAAAGCGTCGTTCTCGAACACGAGTACGAACGACACGATAAACAACAACGAGATCAAGAATGATTTGTTCATAATCTTTCAGTTTAAATTTTACATGCAATTTTAACACACTTTGCTTTTTACAAGCACAGAACATCCCAAGAGTTTCAAAATCAGTTTGAAACCCCTCTATTTTTTAAGTTCATCATTTATCAACTTGCGAGTTACAAGTTTACAGGCTACAAGCCCCAAAGCTTCAAGTTCAAATTCCAATTCCTCTTCTGTTTATAGAGGAGGTGGCGGCGAAGCCGATGGAGGAGTTTATTAATTTTAGATTTAACGATTGCAGATTTTAGATTCCCTCCGTACAAGGCTTACGCTTCTTTTCATTTTCAATTTTCAATCTTCAATTCTGCATTTCCAATTGTAAAAAAACTCCCTCCCCCCTTCGGGGTACTCCCTCTATAAACAGAGGGAGAGCTTAGTTACTCACCAGTTTCGGGAAAGAACTTTCATTCTAAATTCTAAATTTCTTTTAATATCTATTTCCTATCATCGAGGAGTAAGTTCCCCATTTCCAGACCATATTCTTAATATCACCTAAACCGGAGAGATGATGCAATATACCAACGGCCCCAGGATTCTCAGCCCCAAGTACATTTGTTGAAACGGCCTCGCACAAGTAAAAATTCCCGTTATCCAGCGTGATTCCCACTCGTGTTCCTTCTGCATCCTGTATAATTTGGGTGATATTCCCCGAACCGAAATCCGTGTACAATTTCACCTTTTTAGAGTTCACATCATAGAAATACAGTTTACTTCCTTCCCCGAAATAGAGGTAAGAGGAACGGCGCAACCGGAAGAATACCGTGTTATCGGAGATTAATTCACTTCCCGCAAAAATCTCTCTATTTGCCTCAGTAACCGAGAAATCCGCAGTATATCCCATCAATTTAAAATTCTGGTAAATATAATTCCCGGAACTTTCTTCCTTCAATATATTCACGAAACTTTTCCCGTTCGTGTAATCCCCGCAATAGATCAACTTGTATCCTTCCATATTCAGGATATTGACAAACTCCTCCGGTCGATAGGTATTCGTGATATTCAACATCTTACCGTTCCACATTCCACTGCTACTAAAACTATTGGCACAACCGACTATCCGATTTTTTAATTTGTCATGCATCAGTGTAAATTCGGCTTCGTAAATCCTCATGTCAACAAAATAGTCAATCACCGATCCTCCCGGGAAATAAAGCGGAACATCCATAAAAGAAGTCTCGTGAGCCAGCGACGAACCGTTTAGATTACTTCTCCAGTACACCTCTCCATCCTTGCCCAAAAGATAATCACAATAACCACCCCGAGCGAATGAAACCGGCTCAAAGCCGGACGGCAGCACCCCGCCCATGAAATCATCTTTCAAATTCATCATTTTAGAAAAGTCCGTTCCCTTCAGAATCTCCCCTTCACCCCTTTCATGAAAAACAATAACCTCATCACCGGAATAACTGACCGGATAAGTCGATACTCCCACCAGTGCATTAGAATTCAAGGGGGTTCCCGGGTGCAGTTCGTCGTAAATATTCACGAAATCCGTCCAGAAATACACCAACTGGTTACTCTCATTTCTACGGGAATCCCGCCGTATAAAAGTCAGACAGGGTTTCCCGTCCCGTTGGCTGGCAATCAACCAACCAGACGAGTATGGAGAGGAGACCCGGGCGCTAAAACTGAATCGTGTCGTAATACCCGTAGCTACTTCCCTAACATGTAAATAGAACGTGTACGACTTTGCCTCTCCCGGTACATATTCCAACACCCTTGACGTTCCCAGCGTATCGCCTTCCCAATTCTCTTTCCACACGTATTCAAATCCGGTAATCGTATCCCGATCGGGATATTTATATTGCATACTTACCGCTATCCGCACCGTATCCCCCAAGTACACGGCAGTATTTGATAACGATGGAATCAAAACCACCTCCTCGATTTTATTATAATCGACCAGATCATAATTCCCTTTATCTTCGTAGCAACCAATCGACAGGACACCGATCAGCAACAAAACAATTCTTATTATTGATTTCATAACGTACATCTTTTAATGTTATCCGGCAGATAATGCCACGTTCATTTCACTATTATCATCTTCCAGAACCGGAGTGTTCGCATCCTTTTTCTTCTTCAAATAATTCTTGAAGATTAATGTGTAGTAGCGACATTCATTCAAGTCATTCGGATTCATATCCAGAATACCCGTTTCCTGGATAAACAAACGATATTTCTTATCGGAATACGTACCCAAGAAATAGTAATCTATTATTGCATTCCACCAGTCGGGTTTCGTCACGACATCGGATACATTGATAATATTTCCCCGGTGTTCGATTTGCCCTAGGGTAAAACCATCTGTTTCCGCCAACCGGATAGTCAGTCGCCGGGGTTTCTCCTTCAATTCCGGGGAATTCTTGAATACAATCCACACCGTGTCTTTCACCGTCCTCGCCTTCATCACAAAACGTTCGGGTAAATCATAATTACCGGCTGATACGGTCGTGAATTCATCTATCACTTCCACTTTATACTCCCGGTCTTGCGCGGAAGTAAGTCCCACGACCTCCACGACAACCGGAAAACGCAACTGCTCCACGTCGGGACAAGGCAGAAATGTACAAAGCGAAGAATCCGCCAGATTCCGTTCAAACTGGATATAGTCGACAGCATGATACGTCATGATATCATCCCTCTGGCACGCCGCCGCAACCCACAGTAACAATACGACAAACAAGTATAATTTTTTCATAACATTCAAATTTATAATTGATAAGACACCTCACTCTGGGGTAAAGGAATCGTCCATTTATTCGCATCCATCACGATGTCGGACATCCCGTTGTAAATATTTCGCCCCCATCTTTTGAACAGGAAGAACGTCTGCCCGGAAGTCAACGTTTCCCGGACAATATCTTTCATCAGTATCTCCTTCAAACTATCCGGATCTATCGTTGTAGCGATCCAGGATTTGACTCCCCGATTCTCCCGCAAGGTATTCAACAAACCTACCGCACCGTTCACGTTCCCTTGGTTCATCAGGCACTCTGCCATAATGTGATACATTTCCGGGAAACTGATCACCGGGAGCAAAGGTCCTTGCTGGTTTCGTACCTCATCCGCCAGATAAGAAGTTCCGGTCGGTCTGATCCATGTCAGATAACGCCCGTTTCCATACCAGTCATACCATCCGACCAATCGGAAATCATCCTCATCATCCTGAAACAAATCGGCCATATTCTTCATCCGGAAATAATAAGACGTGTTACCTAGCGACGCCTCCCAATTGTCATAGTTTTTCGTATTATAGAAACACAACAGGATTTCCTCCGGTCGTTTCGGGTGAATATATTCAACATCTGCAATATCGCCCTGGTAGAACGAGTCAGTCCATTGAAACCATCTTCCCAAATGCATCTGGTAAACGATATTCGCATTCTCGTATGCTTTCGTCTCGTTCCCCCGGTACATATAGATCCGTGCCAACAGTCCCGCGGCACTCCAGAAGTTCATGCGGGTACCCCGGCAAGCGAAGAAATTATTCACGGCGGAACTTTCCAATTGCGTCCGACCGGAAAAAGTCTTATTCCATGACACACAGAAAACCGTATCACACACCGCCAGCAAGCCCTTTGCCCGCTCCATATCTCCCACGATCAAATCCAACACCTCGTCGGCATCCCGGTGTACCGGTTGGTGATCCGGGTAATCCCTAGAATAAGGGATCGTTTTGCCCTTGTACCCTTTCACGGGAGCCGGAGCAAAGAGGCGGTACACCTCAAAATGCAACAATGCCCTCACGCCGTACATCTCTCCCAGCACCATATTTTTCTCCACCTCGCCGTACTCGAAAAAAGTAGAATCTTTCTTCTCTACCTGCCGTATGATATTGTTACAAGAGGCAATAATATTATACGCTTTTTTCCATATACTTTCCGTTATGGGTTCCACGTAACTGGATTCCCAGTTAAATTGAGCAATCGCATTCAGATCCAGAGGCATATACATCTCGTCATAATTATGCCCGATAATACTGCTGAACCCCCACGTCAGGTTTTTCCCGTAAAGATCCGTGGATGACAGGGCATTATATATCCCGTTCACGCTCATCCGCACGCCTTTATAATTCTCGAACATCTCATCCTCGACGACCTCGTTATCCGAAGATACATCCAGAAAATTATCGCACGAGACGAGTAAAAATAAAGACCAAAATATCGATATCCATATCTTCCTCATAATTCCTGTATTTAAAAACTTGTAGTTAGTTTAAAGTTAAAAGTCCGGGCGAACGGGTAACTCAACCCCATTTCCCGTTTCACCGTTGAAATGGTGGCAATATCCTCCATGTTGAACTGCAACGATAGTGTTTTCAACCCGAAACGGGCAATCAATTGCGGATCAAAGTCATACCCGACCGTCAATGACTGGAACGTGACGAAATTATTCTTCTGCACGAACCGGGAAGTCGGACGAGTGATATAATACCTGTCCTGAAGAGCCTTCAAGGGTGTCACGTCGTCGATCTTCTGCCAGCGGTCGGTCATCACCCGTTTGTCCACATTATACTGGCTCACGTTCGCATTCTCCACGTTCGATGCCAGCGTGTGGTTGTACGTGTCACCTCCGAACTCGTAGCGGAACGCCGTATTCACGTAGAACCCCTTATATCTGACGTCGAAACCGAAACTCCCGTTTGCCCAAGGATCGGCATCCCCGATCGGCTGTTGTTCGGCAGCTTCCCACTCCTGCGTGATCGTGCCGTTCCGTCTCTGGTAAACTTCTTTCCCGTTTGCGGGATTAATACCCAAAGACTTCATGCCGTAAATCGTGTTCAGAGAAGCTCCTTCCTCGTATTTCATCACCGGGGTTCCCAAACTTGCATTTTTCTCGTACTCGCTGGTTAAGATAGACCCTATCGAGTGACTCACGTACACGTACTTATCAAAATGCTCGTTTACCCGTTCGTTATACCGTTTCAAGGATTCCGAAATCTTCAATATCTTGTTCTTGTTATGGGCTATATTCCCGAAAACACGGACATCCAGATCCGAACGCCTCATGACATACCACTGCACGTCAGCATCAAATCCCCGGTTCTCAACCTCCCCGATATTATCTTTATACGTCGAGAATCCCGACGAGGAAGGCATAGATACATCCGTCACCAAATCCCGGGTACGTTTATTGTACACCTCGAAATCCACCAACACCCTCCCCTGTAAGAATTGTATCTCCGTCCCCACGTTCCACGACAACTGTTTCTCCCATGTCAGGTTATTATTCCCCATGTACATCAACTCGGCACCGATGCCCGTCGTGTACCACTCTTCAAGCAATACCCGATACGTGTGTTTTGCCATATAAGGACTGAAATTCACTTTTCCCGTTTCCCCGACATTCCCTTTCAGTTTAAACAATGAAATGAAAGGCAAATAATTATTCCAG
The window above is part of the Butyricimonas paravirosa genome. Proteins encoded here:
- a CDS encoding PKD-like family lipoprotein, whose protein sequence is MKSIIRIVLLLIGVLSIGCYEDKGNYDLVDYNKIEEVVLIPSLSNTAVYLGDTVRIAVSMQYKYPDRDTITGFEYVWKENWEGDTLGTSRVLEYVPGEAKSYTFYLHVREVATGITTRFSFSARVSSPYSSGWLIASQRDGKPCLTFIRRDSRRNESNQLVYFWTDFVNIYDELHPGTPLNSNALVGVSTYPVSYSGDEVIVFHERGEGEILKGTDFSKMMNLKDDFMGGVLPSGFEPVSFARGGYCDYLLGKDGEVYWRSNLNGSSLAHETSFMDVPLYFPGGSVIDYFVDMRIYEAEFTLMHDKLKNRIVGCANSFSSSGMWNGKMLNITNTYRPEEFVNILNMEGYKLIYCGDYTNGKSFVNILKEESSGNYIYQNFKLMGYTADFSVTEANREIFAGSELISDNTVFFRLRRSSYLYFGEGSKLYFYDVNSKKVKLYTDFGSGNITQIIQDAEGTRVGITLDNGNFYLCEAVSTNVLGAENPGAVGILHHLSGLGDIKNMVWKWGTYSSMIGNRY
- a CDS encoding RagB/SusD family nutrient uptake outer membrane protein, producing MRKIWISIFWSLFLLVSCDNFLDVSSDNEVVEDEMFENYKGVRMSVNGIYNALSSTDLYGKNLTWGFSSIIGHNYDEMYMPLDLNAIAQFNWESSYVEPITESIWKKAYNIIASCNNIIRQVEKKDSTFFEYGEVEKNMVLGEMYGVRALLHFEVYRLFAPAPVKGYKGKTIPYSRDYPDHQPVHRDADEVLDLIVGDMERAKGLLAVCDTVFCVSWNKTFSGRTQLESSAVNNFFACRGTRMNFWSAAGLLARIYMYRGNETKAYENANIVYQMHLGRWFQWTDSFYQGDIADVEYIHPKRPEEILLCFYNTKNYDNWEASLGNTSYYFRMKNMADLFQDDEDDFRLVGWYDWYGNGRYLTWIRPTGTSYLADEVRNQQGPLLPVISFPEMYHIMAECLMNQGNVNGAVGLLNTLRENRGVKSWIATTIDPDSLKEILMKDIVRETLTSGQTFFLFKRWGRNIYNGMSDIVMDANKWTIPLPQSEVSYQL
- a CDS encoding zinc-dependent metalloprotease, with product MNKSFLISLLFIVSFVLVFENDAFARKKKKKVATQSEVTKPTVKETPYQKLFKGKACETVKGLFTIHKTDNKIYFEIPLVLLERELLLGSTISETTNNLFGSVGEKPSDPFAVTFFKVDSTLHLGRVNTLYKTELENVTERLKESTRPAAIFSNKILAYNPDSTAVVMDVTNFFLADNPLFPPFSPYAPITGNGQRTITKMFKKDKSQFAKVKAFEDNASLQTMLTYEVDVRDKQQYYMYKLPFSTVMTYSFILLPEEQMRPRIADPRIGIFYQGYYNIEKEHGLTPLYCARRWRLEPSDEAAFRAGKLVEPKKQIVFYVDNAFPEFWKEYIKEGIEMWQRAFEEIGFKNAIVARDFPKDDPEFDPDNLKYSCVRYSPSPVQNAMGPSWTDPRTGEVLNASVYLYHNMVQLVQNWRFLQTSPADPDVRKTVLDEKTTGECIRYVVSHEIGHCLSLMHNMAASAAIPTDSLRSPSFTQRVGTTYSIMDYARNNYVAQPGDKERGVRLTPPDLGLYDYFTIKWLYTPLLDVKTSRDELPILREWITEKSGDPIYRYGKQQIFSRFDPSSVEEDLGDDPVKSSTYGIKNLKYVLANMNTWVGKDDPDFTFQDNMYNEVIYQYIRYLNNVLANIGGLYLSERYDGDQLPSYSVVPRERQRQSLKFVLNELENMNWLNVTDLQQKMAVRNNISDVLEPMVFKALMYKTAFVALSADKDDSKRPYTPQEFLKDMADHVFAPTRQGRTLTVAQKRMQNALLGSFVMAADIARAGGMGGLTALSNMIEIPEEVKQKSRQTYGVLPMEMLGAYTNMELAMRADASEVMGFDFRVNLNPQVIPTPVDYLYFDMLKQLQSLVKSQLNSGSTDTRQHYRLLLHKLDKALK
- a CDS encoding DUF4843 domain-containing protein, translating into MKKLYLFVVLLLWVAAACQRDDIMTYHAVDYIQFERNLADSSLCTFLPCPDVEQLRFPVVVEVVGLTSAQDREYKVEVIDEFTTVSAGNYDLPERFVMKARTVKDTVWIVFKNSPELKEKPRRLTIRLAETDGFTLGQIEHRGNIINVSDVVTKPDWWNAIIDYYFLGTYSDKKYRLFIQETGILDMNPNDLNECRYYTLIFKNYLKKKKDANTPVLEDDNSEMNVALSAG